The Psychrobacillus sp. FSL K6-4046 DNA window ATATGATCCGTAAATTAGAACGAGATGAAATTTTAGAGGAGCTAGTTAAGTTCTATATTAAAAAGAATAATGAGGCGTAATTATGAGAATAATGGGTTTAGATGTCGGTTCTCGCACCGTGGGCATTGCAATAAGTGATGCCCTCGGTTGGACAGCCCAGGGAATTGAAACGATCAAAATTAACGAAGATGCACAAGAATTTGGGATGGAACGAATTGATGAATTGGTAAAACAACATCAAGTGAGTGAGTTCGTTGTAGGCTTTCCTAAAAACATGAATAATTCTATCGGACCGCGTGCAGAAGCTTCGGAACAATTTGCCAAGCTGTTAACTGACAAATATAACTTTCCAGTAACATTATGGGATGAAAGATTGACAACTATGGCTGCAGAACGTATGTTAATAGATGCGGATGTTAGTCGTAAAAAACGCAAGCTAGTTATTGACAAAATGGCTGCTGTAATGATTTTACAAGGATATCTTGATAGAAAAAACAGATGAGGTGACCACAAATGGACCACGGACAAGAAAATATCACAATCGTTGATGACAACGGAAATGAACAGCTTTGTAACGTATTATTTACATTTGAATCAGATGAATTCGGTAAATCATATGTACTTTACTACCCTATCGGTGCTGAAGAAGATGAGAACGAAGAAATAGAAATTCATGCTTCTTCTTTCACTCCAAATGAAAACGGAGAAGATGGAGATTTACATCCAATCGAGACAGATGCTGAATGGGATATGATCGAAGAAATGTTAAACACATTTTTAGATGAAACAGAAGAAGACGAAGACTAATTCAAATCTAAAAAGGGTGGACTGAGTATTCTCATTCCATCCTTTTTCTTTTTGTGAAGCATCATGTATAATAAGGGAGAATAAAGGGGGAAAGCCCGTGGAAAACAAATCAAAAAAAGAGATCATGTTTGATCAGATGAAAAACAAAAA harbors:
- the ruvX gene encoding Holliday junction resolvase RuvX, translating into MRIMGLDVGSRTVGIAISDALGWTAQGIETIKINEDAQEFGMERIDELVKQHQVSEFVVGFPKNMNNSIGPRAEASEQFAKLLTDKYNFPVTLWDERLTTMAAERMLIDADVSRKKRKLVIDKMAAVMILQGYLDRKNR
- a CDS encoding DUF1292 domain-containing protein, with product MDHGQENITIVDDNGNEQLCNVLFTFESDEFGKSYVLYYPIGAEEDENEEIEIHASSFTPNENGEDGDLHPIETDAEWDMIEEMLNTFLDETEEDED